One region of Salvelinus namaycush isolate Seneca chromosome 3, SaNama_1.0, whole genome shotgun sequence genomic DNA includes:
- the LOC120044734 gene encoding UPF0764 protein C16orf89 homolog, whose translation MARFVVEVFFVLVFSATNAAHEEVIDVILASLAKSASFLEQEHGNINLDGVVGYIILQAELKEAVRTWPHTDPLSWSQRTATVTLVKRLDQSLAKAVTELEKTDPKYYREFEPLLIWTFWSVPHEWSSTDPSLAYSSGRTMECYDETQSDKCMTLLLGTWKNNGTPCIVTKSCRDTMTRFGCPNYSLSHQLLYFMLGANRGCSAMLKGDMRTARANLTERQYQGIFCSNMLKGNMDIIQKDFTGETQDIFIENILLCGLAGFSDFLKVDWLQHILRLQDQEVGCFTQPHRRVKRRERMLKDGCSSHITGVSVSALGGYLNYYLTEQDITKRPLT comes from the exons ATGGCTAGGTTTGTAGTAGAGGTGTTTTTTGTCCTTGTTTTCTCCGCCACCAATGCGGCGCATGAGGAGGTCATTGATGTGATTCTAGCCAGCCTCGCCAAAAGCGCATCGTTCCTGGAGCAAGAGCACGGTAACATCAACCTAGACGGAGTGGTCGGGTACATCATCCTGCAGG CGGAGTTGAAGGAAGCAGTGAGAACTTGGCCCCACACTGACCCTCTGAGCTGGTCTCAGCGCACCGCTACGGTCACCCTGGTCAAGAGGTTGGACCAGAGCCTGGCTAAGGCTGTCACTGAGCTGGAGAAGACTGACCCCAAATACTACAGAG AGTTTGAGCCTCTGTTGATCTGGACCTTCTGGTCAGTACCTCATGAGTGGAGCTCCACAGATCCCTCTCTGGCCTACTCCTCCGGTCGTACCATGGAGTGTTACGATGAGACACAGAGCGACAAGTGTATGACCCTGCTTCTGGGaacatg GAAGAACAACGGGACTCCTTGCATCGTGACCAAGTCATGTCGTGATACAATGACGAGGTTTGGATGTCCTAactactccctctctcaccaGCTGCTCTACTTCATGCTGGGAGCCAAT AGAGGTTGTTCTGCCATGTTGAAGGGGGACATGCGTACGGCGCGTGCTAACCTAACAGAGAGACAGTACCAGGGGATATTCTGCTCCAACATGCTGAAGGGAAACATGGACATCATACAGAAGGACTTCACCGGGGAGACCCAGGACATCTTCATCGAAAACA TACTGCTGTGTGGATTGGCTGGTTTCTCTGACTTTCTCAAAGTTGATTGGCTGCAGCACATTCTGAGGCTGCAGGATCAGGAAGTGGGATGTTTTACACAGCCCCACAGAagagtgaagaggagagagagaatgttgaAGG aTGGCTGTTCCAGTCACATAACAGGCGTGTCAGTGAGCGCTCTGGGAGGATACCTCAACTACTACCTGACAGAGCAGGACATCACCAAGAGACCACTCACCTGA